One genomic region from Desulfovibrio porci encodes:
- a CDS encoding alkyl/aryl-sulfatase yields the protein MHKPATKATQKANAAFLEKLPFDNVQDFEDAWRGLIAETPDLAIKNDAGEIVWDMQSYYAFLHKDAEAPDTVNPSYWRHERLNTIAGLFEVTDGIWQVRGYDLANMTLIRSDSGYIVIDPLGSVETARAALDLTFSHLGRKPVVAVLITHSHWDHFGGVEGVVSAEDVASGKIPLIVPDKFTEEVVSENVFVGRGMSRRACYQFGNQLPRGPRDQVGSGLGKGASGGKNAPVFPSRVIMKTGETLRVDGVDFIFQMTPDAEAPAEMCFYLPQFKALCMAELVTCHLHNVIPFRGAQARSTKQWARHIQESLDLFGDRSEVLFITHHWPRWGREAIIRYLEKQRDLYKFINDQTVRRINHGQTMLEIAEELDLPPALGREWYNRGYYGHLNHNIKATYQKYLGWFDCNPAHLHALPPEEAGRRYVEFMGGPAEVLRKARVCFEQGEYRWVAQAVSHVVFAFPDNREARDLLADALEQMAYQAECGTWRNCFLTGAMELREGVKKSATMNTISTSTVANMPTELLLDYLAVQVDPAKAEGASIRINLHFGDLKENWRWTLENSVMNCWNKSLPEADAEYDLSRATFNALVCKELTVEQALASGAITERGSRGALSRMFGMLEETPDFWFNIVTP from the coding sequence ATGCATAAGCCAGCCACCAAGGCCACTCAAAAAGCCAATGCCGCTTTTCTGGAAAAACTGCCTTTCGACAATGTTCAGGATTTTGAGGACGCCTGGCGCGGGCTCATTGCCGAGACGCCGGATCTGGCAATCAAAAACGATGCCGGAGAAATTGTCTGGGATATGCAGAGCTACTACGCCTTTCTGCACAAGGACGCGGAAGCGCCGGACACGGTCAACCCCAGCTATTGGCGGCACGAGCGGCTCAACACCATCGCCGGCCTGTTTGAGGTGACCGACGGCATTTGGCAGGTGCGCGGCTATGATCTGGCCAACATGACCCTGATTCGTTCCGATTCGGGCTATATCGTCATTGATCCGCTGGGTTCGGTGGAAACGGCCCGCGCCGCACTGGACCTGACATTCAGTCATCTGGGCAGGAAACCGGTGGTCGCCGTGCTCATCACGCACAGCCACTGGGACCATTTCGGCGGTGTGGAGGGCGTGGTCAGCGCGGAGGACGTGGCGTCGGGCAAAATCCCGTTGATTGTGCCGGACAAATTCACCGAGGAAGTGGTCAGCGAAAATGTTTTTGTGGGCCGGGGCATGAGCCGCAGAGCCTGCTACCAGTTCGGCAACCAGTTGCCGCGCGGGCCTCGGGATCAGGTGGGCAGCGGTCTGGGCAAGGGGGCCTCGGGCGGCAAGAACGCGCCGGTCTTTCCCAGCAGGGTGATCATGAAAACCGGCGAAACGCTGCGTGTGGACGGCGTGGACTTTATTTTCCAGATGACCCCCGACGCCGAGGCCCCGGCGGAAATGTGCTTCTATCTGCCGCAATTCAAGGCGCTCTGCATGGCCGAACTGGTCACCTGCCATCTGCACAACGTGATCCCCTTCCGGGGCGCGCAGGCCCGTTCCACCAAGCAGTGGGCCCGGCACATCCAGGAATCCCTGGATCTCTTCGGCGACAGAAGCGAGGTGCTGTTCATCACCCACCACTGGCCGCGCTGGGGACGCGAGGCGATCATCAGATATCTTGAGAAACAGCGCGATCTCTACAAGTTCATCAATGACCAGACCGTGCGCCGCATCAACCACGGGCAGACCATGCTCGAAATCGCCGAGGAACTGGATCTGCCCCCCGCTCTGGGCCGGGAATGGTACAACCGGGGCTATTACGGCCACCTAAACCACAATATCAAGGCCACCTATCAGAAATATCTGGGCTGGTTCGACTGTAACCCGGCCCATCTGCACGCCCTGCCGCCCGAGGAGGCGGGCAGGCGTTATGTGGAATTCATGGGAGGCCCGGCGGAAGTGCTGCGCAAGGCCCGCGTCTGCTTTGAACAGGGAGAATACCGTTGGGTGGCCCAGGCCGTGAGCCATGTGGTTTTCGCTTTCCCGGACAACAGAGAGGCTCGGGATCTGCTGGCCGACGCTCTGGAGCAGATGGCCTACCAGGCCGAATGCGGCACCTGGCGCAACTGTTTTCTCACCGGAGCCATGGAGCTGCGCGAGGGCGTGAAGAAAAGCGCCACCATGAACACCATCAGCACCTCCACTGTAGCCAATATGCCCACGGAACTGCTGCTGGATTACCTGGCCGTGCAGGTGGATCCGGCCAAAGCCGAAGGCGCGTCGATCCGCATAAATCTGCACTTCGGCGACCTGAAGGAAAACTGGCGGTGGACCCTGGAAAATTCGGTCATGAATTGCTGGAACAAAAGCCTTCCCGAAGCCGATGCGGAATATGACCTGAGCCGGGCCACCTTCAACGCCCTTGTCTGCAAGGAGCTCACCGTGGAGCAGGCCCTCGCTTCCGGCGCGATCACGGAGCGGGGAAGCCGGGGCGCGCTGTCGCGGATGTTCGGCATGCTCGAAGAGACGCCGGACTTCTGGTTCAACATCGTCACGCCGTAG
- a CDS encoding sigma-54 interaction domain-containing protein: MTDAYDKMCEFERMATELAVTFINLPAEQVDAHIESALRRLVLFLGFDRATLVQHAGNGRPLASHCWGKPGYPILTEYSFAEEYPYIYGTMEKSKEVLVFSADSLPTDAAKDAEMMRCYGPPVMVCLPLLAESRNIGLITVGTFASVRPSLPEMLNCLPLLGTILANALLKKSMELSLKQAFMEVTRLKNLMEAENCLLHEDLGNRCLPLHNMVGESKALKRLLRQIKQVADTDSTVLILGETGTGKGLVARSIHNMSGRSKRAMLSVNCAGFAPSLMESELFGHEKGAFTGAISRKMGRFEVADGSSLFFDEVGELSASAQAKLLRVLQEKQFERVGSSRPVHVDVRILAATNRDLEVEMLEGRFREDLFYRLNVFPITVPPLRERLEDIPLMVKAFVAELNVSMGKDIRQVNSNDLKVLHEYPWPGNVRELRNVVERAMILASGSILRISLPERRDREAAVESLAEAERRHILAALEKTDGRISGEKGAARLLRINPKTLESRMKRLNISRTGQRRPADGA, from the coding sequence ATGACGGACGCCTATGACAAAATGTGCGAATTCGAGCGCATGGCCACGGAACTGGCCGTGACCTTCATCAATCTGCCGGCCGAGCAGGTGGACGCGCATATTGAATCCGCCTTGCGGCGGCTGGTGCTCTTTCTGGGGTTTGACCGCGCCACACTTGTTCAGCATGCGGGCAACGGCAGGCCGTTGGCCAGCCATTGCTGGGGTAAGCCGGGCTATCCCATTCTCACCGAGTATTCCTTCGCGGAAGAATATCCGTATATTTACGGGACGATGGAGAAAAGCAAGGAGGTGCTTGTCTTTTCCGCCGACTCTTTGCCCACGGACGCGGCAAAAGACGCGGAGATGATGCGCTGCTACGGTCCGCCGGTGATGGTCTGCCTGCCCCTGCTCGCCGAGAGCCGCAATATCGGGCTGATCACCGTGGGCACGTTTGCATCCGTACGGCCCTCCCTGCCGGAAATGCTCAACTGTCTGCCCCTGCTGGGTACCATTCTCGCCAATGCGCTGCTCAAGAAATCCATGGAATTGAGCCTGAAGCAGGCATTCATGGAAGTAACCCGCCTCAAGAATCTCATGGAGGCTGAAAATTGCCTTTTGCATGAAGATCTGGGCAACCGCTGCCTTCCACTGCACAATATGGTGGGTGAAAGCAAGGCGCTCAAGCGCCTGCTGCGCCAGATCAAGCAGGTGGCGGACACGGATTCCACGGTGTTGATTCTGGGTGAAACCGGCACCGGCAAGGGACTCGTGGCGCGCAGCATTCACAATATGAGCGGCCGCAGCAAGCGGGCCATGCTCAGCGTCAACTGCGCGGGTTTTGCGCCGTCGCTCATGGAAAGCGAGCTTTTCGGCCATGAAAAAGGGGCGTTTACCGGAGCTATCTCCAGAAAGATGGGCCGGTTTGAGGTCGCGGACGGTTCCAGCCTGTTCTTTGATGAAGTGGGGGAGCTTTCGGCTTCGGCCCAGGCCAAATTGCTGCGCGTGCTTCAGGAAAAGCAGTTTGAGCGGGTGGGTTCCTCGCGGCCCGTTCATGTGGATGTGCGCATTCTGGCGGCCACCAACCGGGATTTGGAAGTGGAAATGCTCGAAGGCCGTTTCCGCGAGGATTTGTTCTACCGCCTCAATGTCTTTCCCATTACCGTGCCGCCCCTGCGTGAGCGTCTGGAGGACATTCCCCTGATGGTCAAAGCCTTTGTCGCTGAATTAAACGTGTCCATGGGCAAGGACATCCGCCAGGTCAACAGTAATGACCTGAAGGTTCTGCATGAATATCCCTGGCCGGGCAACGTGCGCGAATTGCGCAATGTGGTGGAGCGGGCCATGATTCTCGCCTCCGGTTCCATCCTGCGCATTTCTCTGCCGGAACGCCGGGACCGCGAGGCCGCAGTGGAGAGTCTGGCGGAGGCGGAGCGCAGGCATATTCTGGCCGCTCTGGAAAAAACGGACGGAAGGATCAGCGGAGAAAAGGGCGCGGCCAGGCTGCTGCGCATCAATCCCAAGACTCTTGAGTCGCGTATGAAACGCCTGAACATCAGCCGGACAGGCCAACGGCGTCCGGCTGACGGCGCTTGA
- a CDS encoding diaminopropionate ammonia-lyase, whose protein sequence is MRAVELAFNARCDAHVLNPDAIPAAYSFLGPTRASQVRRFHASFPEYVPTPLYSLDGLAARLGLGRIFVKDESRRFGLKAFKALGASWAVARLLSRRLELPPDSIGPALGTPETRERVGEVTLVTATDGNHGRGLAWAARQFGLEAVVFMPKGSAEARAEAVRALGARCEITDLTYDDVVRHAAAYTRATGGVLVQDTAWPGYEEIPHWIMQGYTTLALEALEQMRALGRERPTHIFLQAGVGSFAAAVLGFFTIEAAEAGVAAPLAISVEPHNADCVFRSVRAGDGRARAVDGDLRTMMAGLACGEVSTLAWEILREHLFAAAACPDGVAAHGMRLLAAPLPGDPALVSGESGAVGAGLLDYLSRAPEAAAMRAALGLDGKAVVLLISTEGDTAPDVYRQVIRHEACREYMD, encoded by the coding sequence ATGCGAGCCGTGGAACTGGCCTTCAACGCCCGCTGTGACGCCCATGTCCTGAACCCCGACGCCATTCCGGCGGCGTATTCGTTCCTTGGCCCGACGCGGGCGTCGCAGGTTCGCCGTTTTCACGCCTCCTTTCCGGAATACGTCCCCACCCCCCTGTACAGCCTGGACGGTCTGGCCGCCCGGCTCGGTCTGGGCCGGATCTTCGTCAAGGACGAGTCCCGCCGTTTCGGCCTGAAAGCCTTCAAGGCGCTGGGCGCGTCCTGGGCCGTGGCCCGCCTTCTTTCCCGGCGTCTGGAGCTGCCGCCGGACAGCATCGGTCCTGCGCTCGGGACGCCGGAGACGCGGGAAAGGGTGGGGGAGGTGACCCTGGTCACGGCCACGGACGGCAATCACGGGCGTGGTCTGGCCTGGGCCGCCCGCCAATTCGGGCTGGAGGCCGTGGTTTTCATGCCCAAGGGCTCGGCCGAGGCCAGGGCGGAGGCTGTCCGCGCCCTGGGCGCGCGTTGTGAGATCACGGATCTGACCTACGACGACGTTGTGCGCCATGCCGCCGCGTATACGCGGGCAACGGGCGGCGTGCTGGTGCAGGATACGGCCTGGCCGGGCTATGAGGAAATCCCGCATTGGATCATGCAGGGTTACACGACTCTGGCTCTGGAAGCGCTGGAGCAGATGCGGGCTCTGGGTCGCGAACGGCCCACGCATATTTTTCTGCAGGCGGGCGTGGGCTCCTTTGCCGCCGCCGTGCTTGGCTTTTTCACCATTGAGGCGGCTGAGGCCGGCGTCGCCGCCCCTCTGGCAATCAGCGTGGAACCGCACAACGCGGACTGCGTTTTCCGTTCCGTGCGGGCCGGGGACGGCCGCGCCAGAGCCGTGGACGGGGATCTGCGCACCATGATGGCCGGACTGGCCTGCGGCGAGGTCAGCACGCTGGCCTGGGAGATTTTACGGGAACATCTTTTCGCCGCCGCGGCCTGTCCGGACGGCGTGGCGGCTCACGGCATGCGCCTGCTGGCCGCGCCCCTGCCCGGCGATCCGGCCCTGGTTTCCGGCGAATCCGGAGCCGTGGGCGCGGGCCTGCTGGACTATCTGAGCCGCGCGCCCGAGGCGGCCGCCATGCGCGCCGCCCTGGGGCTGGACGGCAAGGCCGTGGTTCTGCTCATCAGCACCGAGGGGGACACCGCGCCGGACGTCTACCGCCAGGTGATCCGGCACGAGGCTTGCAGAGAATACATGGACTGA
- a CDS encoding aminotransferase class I/II-fold pyridoxal phosphate-dependent enzyme has protein sequence MRIPDFELEVFFGRHEFSAPYLLAQSDCEALSIAELLVLEPDPAAAREAFLQTRLGYAENDGRPELRRAIARLYQGVTGDQVLVQTGAQEGIFSCCNVLLDKGDHLVCMFPAYQSLYEVARSVGCDVSFWRFRQTARGWVLDFDELESLLRPDTRAIVINSPHNPTGYALSEAELRALCELAARRGIRLIADEVYKGLEDPDGPDENAGRARSSVCELYERGVSIGVLSKAYGLPGLRIGWLASRDRETLTALSRFKNYLSICCATPSEELALTALRHAPALLARNRAIVRANLALADAFFARHAGLFIHNRPLAGPVGFHRINIDGPATEFCERLARQAGVLLLPGNVYGVDEPYFRMGYGRRNFGENLAHFEAWLAEAKLD, from the coding sequence CATTCCCGATTTTGAACTGGAAGTATTTTTCGGCAGACACGAATTTTCCGCACCGTATTTGTTGGCCCAGTCCGACTGTGAGGCCCTGAGCATCGCGGAACTGCTGGTGCTGGAACCGGACCCGGCCGCCGCGCGGGAGGCTTTTCTGCAAACCCGGCTCGGCTATGCCGAAAATGACGGCAGGCCGGAACTCAGGCGGGCCATAGCCCGTTTGTACCAGGGCGTGACCGGGGATCAGGTGCTGGTGCAGACCGGCGCGCAGGAGGGCATTTTTTCCTGCTGCAACGTGCTGCTGGACAAGGGCGATCATCTGGTCTGCATGTTTCCGGCCTACCAGTCCCTGTATGAGGTGGCGCGGTCCGTGGGCTGCGACGTGTCGTTCTGGCGTTTCCGCCAGACGGCGCGCGGCTGGGTGCTGGATTTCGACGAACTGGAATCCCTGCTCCGGCCCGACACCAGGGCCATCGTGATCAACTCGCCCCATAATCCCACGGGCTACGCCCTGAGTGAGGCGGAACTGCGCGCGCTCTGCGAACTGGCGGCGCGGCGGGGCATTCGTCTGATCGCCGACGAGGTTTACAAGGGTCTGGAAGATCCGGACGGGCCGGACGAAAACGCCGGGCGCGCCCGTTCTTCGGTCTGTGAGCTGTATGAAAGGGGCGTTTCCATCGGCGTGCTTTCCAAGGCCTACGGCTTGCCGGGACTGCGCATTGGCTGGCTGGCCAGCCGTGATCGTGAAACGCTCACGGCCTTGAGCCGCTTCAAGAATTATCTGAGCATCTGCTGCGCTACGCCGTCGGAAGAACTGGCCCTGACGGCCCTGCGCCACGCTCCGGCCCTTTTGGCGCGCAACCGGGCCATCGTCCGGGCCAACCTGGCTCTGGCAGACGCCTTTTTCGCCCGGCACGCCGGTCTGTTCATCCACAACCGCCCCTTGGCCGGGCCTGTCGGCTTCCATCGGATCAATATTGACGGTCCGGCGACGGAGTTCTGCGAGCGTCTGGCGCGCCAGGCCGGGGTGCTGCTTCTGCCCGGCAATGTCTACGGCGTGGACGAGCCCTACTTTCGCATGGGCTACGGCCGCCGCAATTTCGGGGAAAACCTGGCTCATTTTGAGGCCTGGCTGGCCGAAGCAAAGCTGGATTGA